CGAGACCAGCTGCCGGTACTACGGCATAAATGCCAGCTAATGTGGCTGCCATGACATCATCCTGCGTTTGTTTATTGATTATTCTGTGTATTTTGTGTCGTTTCCGGCGGAGTACGTTTAGACGCATCGGGGATCAGACGATAAAATGTTTCGCCCGGTCGGATCATACTTAATTCATTGCGCGCACGCTCTTCGATCGCTTCCTGACCGCCGTTCAGATCGTCAATTTCCGCGAATAACTGTTCGTTACGTGCCTTTAATTTATTGTTCGTCGCTTGCTGTGCAGCAACGTCATCATATACCCGACGATAGTCATGCAGACCATTTTTACCGAACCATAGAGAATACTGTAACCAAATCAGCAAAGCCAATAGTAAAAATGTTAACTTCCCCATCTCACCCCCTGAAAAACGCCGCCATCAAGATGTGCTTTCTGTCGCCAGGAATGTAACACATTTTTGCCACCGATACCCAGACCCGTTTGCTTCGGCAAAAAAGCACTGGTAATAACTATGCCGCATATACGGGGATCGGCGATCAACAAAGCTGATAGCCAGAGAGAAGAGCCTATCCGTAATTTTATCCTGGTGTCAGGAACGAATAATATTTCGTTCGCTGAGGAGATCTAATAACTGGCGCACTAATATTGTGACCGGTTGTTCCCCATCCAGATGGATTTCTGCCTCTTCGGGAGGCTCATATTGTGAATCAATGCCGGTAAAATGATCTAATTGACCAGCACGCGCTTTTTTATAGAGTCCTTTTGGGTCCCGCGCCTCACAAACCGCCAACGGCGTATCGACAAAAATTTCAATAAAATGCCCCTCCCCCAGCCGTTCACGCACATATTGTCGCTCGCGACGGTGGGGGGAAATAAAAGCCGTCAGCACAACCAGCCCGGCATCTGCCATTAATTTCGCCACTTCTCCTGCCCGACGAATGTTCTGCTGGCGATCAGCATCACTAAAACCAAGATCACTGCATAAACCATGACGCAGATTATCGCCATCCAGTAAATAGGTACTGATCGCACGTTGATATAAAGCTTCTTCCAGCGCTCCGGCTACCGTGGATTTGCCGCTCCCCGATAAGCCGGTAAACCACAATACCACACCGCGATGACCATGATGTTGCTCACGTTGTTGTTGGGTGATCGGATGGCTATGCCAGACGATATTTTCATCACACAAGACCACTATTTACCTCCTGACACATCACGGGCATGCCAGTGTGGGAAGTGTTTACGGATCAGTTGATTTAGCTCGCGTTCAAATTCACTCACCTGGCGTGGCGAATTTTGTTCCTGCGGCTCGCGTATCATTCCTGCCCCGACAGTGGCATTGGACAGCCGATCGATAAAGATAAGGCCACCAGTTACCGGATTATCTTGATATTTGTCGACCACCAGCGGTTCGTCGAAAATCAAATCAACCAGACCGATACCGTTCAGTGGCAGGGACGCTGCGGCACAATGCGTCAGATTATTAATATCAACCTGATAGATAACCTTGTCGACGCTGGCGCGGGTTTTCTTACCGGCGATTTTGATATCGTAACTCTGACCCGCGGTCAGCGGCTGACTGGCCATCCATACGACATCGACACGTGCACCATGTACGGCGGCTAACGTCTCCTGTGCATCTACCAGTAGGTCGCCACGGCTGATATCGATCTCATCCTGCAGAACAAGCGTAATCGCTTCATCCACGCCCGCTTGTTGTAAATCACCGTCAAACGTCACAATGCGGGTAACACAGGATTCAGTACCCGACGGCAACACTTTTACCGCTTGCCCAACCCTGACCACACCGGAAGCCACCGTGCCAGAAAAGCCACGAAAATCGAGGTTGGGCCGATTGACATACTGCACCGGAAACCGTAACGGCTGATTGTCAGTGGTACGATATATTTCAATGCTATTCAGTAATTCCAGCAATGTTTGTCCGCGATACCACGGCATATGTGCGCTGCGGGACGCGACGTTGTCCCCCTCCAGCGCTGACAGCGGGATAAAATGAATATCCAGATTATCGCCAGGCAACTGATGGGCGAATGTCTGGTACTGCTGGCGAATAGTGTTAAAAATATCTTCACTGAAATTAACCAGATCCATTTTGTTAATCGCCACAACCAGGTGTTTAATGCCCAGTAATGTCGAAATGAAACTGTGGCGACGGGTCTGATCGAGCACACCTTTTCGCGCATCAATCAATAAAATAGCCAGTTCACAGGTAGACGCGCCAGTGGCCATATTGCGGGTGTACTGCTCATGTCCTGGGGTGTCCGCAATAATAAATTTACGTTTCCCGGTAGAGAAATAGCGATAAGCCACATCGATGGTAATTCCCTGCTCACGTTCGGCCTGCAGACCATCCACCAGCAGCGCCAGATCCAGTTTTTCGCCCTGAGTACCATGGCGCTTACTATCATTATGCAGCGATAAAAGCTGATCTTCATAAATCTGGCGGGTATCATGTAGCAAACGACCAATCAAGGTACTTTTTCCATCATCAACGCTACCACAGGTCAGGAAGCGTAACAGGCTTTTGTCTTGCTGGGCACGCAGATATGCTTCCACACCGCCTTCCTGTGCTATTTGCTGGACAATCGTTGTATTCATGACGATTCCTTAGAAGTAGCCCTGACGTTTTTTTAGCTCCATAGAACCAGACTGATCACGATCAATCATTCGTCCCTGGCGTTCACTGGTCGTCGAGATCAACATTTCTTCAATAATTTCCGGCAGGGATTGGGCATCAGACTCTATGGCTCCGGTGAGCGGCCAGCAGCCGAGGGTACGAAAACGAACCTTCTTTTTGCTGATAACTTCACCGGGCCGTAACTCGATACGATCATCATCCACCATGATCAACATTCCTTCCCGCTCAATCACCGGACGTTCAGCTGCCAGATACAGCGGGACAATGGCGATATTTTCCAGATAGATGTATTGCCAGATATCCAGCTCGGTCCAGTTAGACAGCGGGAATACACGGATGCTTTCGCCTTTATTAATCTGACCGTTATAGTTATGCCATAATTCCGGGCGCTGATTTTTCGGGTCCCAGCGATGAAAACGGTCGCGAAAAGAGTAAATCCGTTCTTTCGCCCGGGATTTTTCTTCATCGCGTCGGGCACCACCAAACGCAGCATCAAAGCCGTATTTTTCCAGCGCCTGCTTAAGCCCTTCGGTTTTCATAATATCAGTATGTTTAGCGCTACCGTGAACAAAGGGGTTTATTCCCATTGCTACGCCTTGCGGGTTTTTATATACCAGCAACTCACAACCATAATCCCTGGCCGTGCGATCACGAAATTCATACATTTCGCGAAATTTCCACCCGGTATCAACGTGCAACAAGGGGAAAGGCAGCGTTCCGGGATAAAATGCTTTACGTGCCAGATGTAACATCACACTGGAATCTTTGCCGATGGAGTACAACATCGTTGGATTAGCAAACCCGGCCGCGACCTCGCGAATAATAAAGATGCTTTCCGCCTCCAGTTGCCGCAAATGCGTCAGCCGTTTTCGATCCATAACTTTTCCTCAAGCGCCTGACCACCAGGCATTATTCGTGCAGGCCGTCCGGACTCCGACAGCCGGGGAAAATCGCCAGGTATGAAGATAGATTCACTATCAAAGTTCTATATATGTTAATGAATATTATTATTCACCAGAGCATAACTGACTGATAGCAGGATAGATGAGCTGTGACTATAGGATGCTATGCAGATCAAATGAAATGACGAATTGGAATGAGTTGTTACCCAAAAGAATAACCACCGGAAAAATACTTAGAGGCCTTTACGGTTAATCATTATGATCTCAAAAAAGGCCGCTGTATTTTAAACGCGTTAGAGTCTGGACACGGACAGCGCGGAGAAACCGCAGCGTACACGGAGTACGTGAGGATTTCGAGCACTGCCCAGGGACAAAATGGCAAGTAAAATAGCCTAATGGGCCAGGCTCTTAATTGTGACATAACCGCTCTCTCTACCCCCAGAGAGCGGCTTCAATCAGGCTTTATCCCCCAGCAGGACGGATTCGAGCGCGATGTTAATCATATCATTAAAGGTAGTCTGTCGTTCCTCAGCGGTGGTTTCTTCATGCGTGCGGAGATGATCAGAGATGGTGCAGATAGCCAGCGCTTTCGCTCCGTACTCTGCCGCCACACCATAGATACCCGCCGCTTCCATCTCGATGCCCAGAATGCCATATTTTTCCATCACGTCGAACATGGAGGGGTCCGGTGTGTAAAACAGATCCGCCGAGAACAGATTACCGACTCGTGTTTCAATACCCAATGCTTTTGCCGCATCGACAGCATCACGTACCATGCCGAAATCAGCAATCGCGGCAAAGTCGTGATCTTTAAAGCGCAGGCGATTAACTTTAGAGTCAGTACAAGCACCCATGCCGATGACCACATCACGGACTTTTACATCAGGACGGACTGCGCCACAGGAACCAACACGGATAATCTTCTTCACGCCAAATTCAGTGATGAGTTCTTTGGTATAAATAGAGCAGGAAGGTATGCCCATACCATGTCCCATCACCGAAATTTTGCGGCCTTTATAGGTGCCGGTGAAACCCAGCATCCCGCGCACATGGTTGACTTCCCGTGCCTCTTTCAGAAAAGTTTCCGCAATGTATTTAGCCCGCAGAGGATCACCCGGCATCAGCACAACATCGGCGAAATCACCCATTTCAGCATTAATGTGAGGAGTTGCCATTATTTTATCCTGTTGTTTTAACGATAAAGGGCGGGGAAAGCCCCGCCCAGGATTGTCAGAACATGGCTTTACCATATTCCATATCGGAGGTGGCGAAATATTTCGCCAGGGTCTGGCCGATATCCGCAAAGGTGGTACGGTGACCCAGTGATCCTGGTTTCACTTTGGGGCCATACACCAGCACCGGAATGTGTTCACGGGTATGGTCAGTGCCGCTCCATGTCGGGTCACATCCGTGATCCGCGGTGAGGATCAGAATGTCGTCTTCTCCGACCAGTTCCATAAGTTCCGGCAGGCGGCGATCAAACAGTTCCAGTCCGGCAGCATAACCTGAAACATCACGGCGGTGTCCCCAGGAAGAGTCAAAATCGACGAAGTTAGTGAAGACTATGGTTTTGTCTCCCGCCTCTTTTATCTCTTTGATGGTGGCATCAAATAGCGCATCCAGCCCCGTGGCTTTGACCTTTTTAGTGATCCCACAGTTGGCATAGATATCCGCAATTTTACCGACGGACACCACGTGGCCACCTTTCTCATCCACCAGTTTCTGCAGGATGGTCGCTGAAGGCGGTTCTACTGCCAGATCATGGCGATTGCCGGTACGCTGGAAATGCCCCGCTTTATCGCCAATAAACGGACGCGCAATGACCCGGCCGATATTGTAGCCACCTTTTGTTAACTCTTCACGCGCGATTTCGCACAGTTCATACAGTTTATCAAGGCCATAAGTCTGTTCGTGACAGGCAATCTGGAATACGGAGTCAGCCGAGGTATAGAAAATCGGTTTGCCGGTTCTCATATGCTCTTCGCCAAGCTTATCCAAAATGACCGTACCGGACGAGTGGCAATTCCCGAGATAGCCCGGTAATTTTGCACGCTTAACCAGCGTATCCAGTAATTCCTGGGGAAAACTATTTTCAGTATCATCGAAATAGCCCCAGTCAAACAGCACCGGTACACCCGCAATTTCCCAGTGGCCTGATGGTGTATCTTTACCAGAAGATATTTCCTGTGCCCATCCATAAGCACCGACGATATCAGCCTGACCATCCATGCCTGGCGGGATGGTGCCGGTAGATCCTTCGTGTGCTTTTGCCAGTCCGAGGCGAGTGAGATTAGGCAAATTCAGCGGCCCCTGCCGTCCATGACTGGCGTTTCCTTTGGCACACTCTTCTGCAATGTGTCCCAGTGTGTCTGAGCCCTGATCGCCAAAACGAGCGGCGTCTTCCGCTGCGCCTATGCCGAAAGAGTCCAGAACCATAATAAATGCACGCTTCATAGTGGAGCCTCCATACTTTTTGACGCTATAAAAAAGCGATCCCGTCTGTCATATGACATACGGTTATTCGGTTATCCGACGATAAACTGTCGGCGTTTTTTCCGCTGCCGTATTGGCCAGTGTCATCGCTGCCTGTACTGCTTTGGCCGCTTCCTGCCAGCTCGCTTCATCTCTGGCATGGATCATGGCTAATGGCCGTTGACTATCAACACGATCCCCAAGGCAAACCACATCCGTTAAGCCAACGCTGTAGTCAATCGGATCAGATGCCTGACGGCGTCCTCCACCCATTGATACCACCGCCATGCCTAACGCGCGGGTATCCATTTCAGATACAAAGCCTTCGCCTTTAGCATAAACGGCCCGATGCAGAGGGGCAGCCGGTAAATATTTATCATAATTATCGATAAAATCATTCGGCCCGTTTTGCGCTGCGACCATCCGGCCAAAACGCTCTGCCGCCTGGCCATTGTCCAGTACCGCCTGCAACTTCTGTCGCGCTTCTGCTTCGTCGCGCGCCAGTTTGCCAGAGATTAACATTTCGACACACAATGCCATCGTGACGTCAAACAGTCGTGGATTGCGATATTCTCCGGTCAGGAATTGCACAGCCTCGCGGACTTCAACCGCATTCCCGGCGCTGGATGCCAGCACTTGATTCATGTCGGTTAGCAGCGCGGTGGTGCGCACGCCCGATCCATTCGCCACACCAACGATCGCTTCCGCCAGCGCGGTAGAAAGTTCATAGGTCGGCATAAAAGCGCCGCTGCCTGTTTTCACATCCATGACCAGAGCATCAAGACCTTCCGCCAGCTTTTTCGCCAGAATCGAAGCGGTGATCAGGGGGATGGAGTCAACGGTTGCGGTAATGTCACGGGTGGCATAGAAGCGTTTGTCAGCCGGTGCCAGCGAGCTGGTCTGGCCGATAATCGCCACGCCCACCTCTTTGATGATGGTACGGAAACGGTCATCATTCGGGAAGATGTCAAAACCGGGTATCGCTTCCAGTTTGTCGAGAGTACCACCGGTATGACCAAGGCCACGCCCGGAGATCATCGGTACATACCCGCCACAAGCTGCCACCATCGGTCCCAGCATCAGTGATGTGACATCACCCACCCCACCGGTAGAGTGCTTATCGACGATCGGGCCGTGGAGATTGAGTCCTTTCCAGTTCAGAACAGTACCCGAATCACGCATTGCCATCGTCAGAGAAACACGTTCTGGCATCGACATATCATGAAAGAAGATAGTCATCGCCAGTGCAGCGATTTGTCCTTCCGAGATAGTGTTATCACGGATCCCATTAATGAAAAAACGGATTTCATCATCGCTTAATGGATGACCATCACGTTTTTTACGGATAATTTCTTGTGCGAGAAACAAAGTCCCTCCCAGGTATCAAAGTGAAGTGCGGCAGATTATCTGCCGCAGCAAAGAGAATTAGTAATGACTGGAGCTTTTACCATCACCATGACCCAATGCTTTCAGCAAGCTTGCCAGTAAGCTGGAAGCGCCAAAGCGGTAGTGGCGGGAGTCGGCCCACTCTGCGCCAAACAGTTCATCGGCAATCGCCAGATAATGCTGCGCATCTTCTGCGGTACGTACTCCCCCTGCCGGTTTAAAGCCCACCGTTTTCGCCACACCCATATCACGGATCACTTCCAGCATAATACGCGCGCTTTCCGGCGTTGCGTTGACCGGAACTTTACCAGTCGAGGTTTTAATAAAATCGGCACCTGCCTTGATGGCAATTTCCGATGCTTTCCGAATCAGGGCTTCTGTTTTCAGTTCGCCGGTTTCGATGATCACTTTCAGCAATACATTAGCGGCGGCACAGGCTTCCTTACAGGCTTTCACCAGTTCAAACCCGACTTTTTCGTTACCCGCGATCAGTGCGCGATACGGAAAGACGACATCCACTTCATCGGCGCCGTAAGCAATGGCCGCGCGTGTTTCTGCCAGCGCGATATCAATATCATCATTACCATGCGGAAAATTAGTGACGGTGGCGATATGAATATCTGGCGTACCCTGTTGGTTGAGGGTTTTACGCGCAATGGGAATAAAACGTGGATAGATGCAGATGGCGGCGGTATTGCCGACCGGCGTTTTCGCCTGATGGCAGAGCTTAATCACCTTTTCGTCGGTGTCATCCTCATTCAGGGTAGTCAGATCCATGAGTTGTAAAGCACGCAGGCTGCTTGCGGATAAATCAGTCATTTTATACTCCGACGGCTTCTGTGCCGACTTAACATATTATTCATTACACAGACATGTGATTATTATAACATTTTTATCTTCTCACATTTCGACATGTATCACAGTTAGAAAAATCGACATGTTCTGTATAACACCCGAATAGCGTGAATATACATCATGAGGCAGGAAAAAATCTCGTTATTTTTGTATGGCAGCACAAATTATCGCGTGGGGTCAGTGGGCAATTCCATGCACGAGAAATGTTATAATAGTAACATTTAACGGACAAAAAATATCCTTCAGGCTGAAATAATAGTCGCCCGGAAGAAAGAATCAACGGCTCATAACGCACGATTCAGGATTCTACAGGCGACTATTGACAGGAAAAATCAAGAGCAAGATTACTGAAGCCGAAACAATTGCTGGCTATTTTGGTATAAGGTATGGGCAATCACGTGCTGTGGTTCCGGGCGCAACTGACAGAGTGCAGCAAAAACCTGCGCAATCCGCTCTGGCCGGTTAGGTTGCCCCTGATAGCCATTCAGTGGCATATCAGGGGCATCGGTTTCCAGTACTAATGCCGATAATGGCAACGTGGCCATGACGTGACGGGTTTTACTGGCGCGTTGATAGGTGATGGTTCCGCCAACCCCTATTTTGTAGCCCAATTGCACAAAACGCTGCGCCTGTTGCAGGCTGCCGGCGAAACCATGTACGACGCCCGTTCTGGGCAATGCATACTTTCTTAGCAACATCGCCAGTTTATCGTGAGTGCGCCGGGAGTGCAGAATAACTGGCAGATCATAGCGTTTTGCCAGTTGTAGTTGTGCCTCCAGCAGCGCTTGCTGACGGTCAAATTGTGGATTTTGACGATAGAGATCGAGCCCTATTTCGCCTATCGCAACCAGCTTGTAGTGGCGATGTTGCACATAAGTGGCAAGCTGCTCAAGGCTCTGTTCATCATGATGTTCAATTATTATCGGATGTAATCCGAGAGCGGCATAGATAGCATCATGACGCTCTGCCAGCGCCAGCACTCTGGCGAAGTTGTCCGCTTCGATAGCGGGCACGATAATCTGCCTCACCCCCTTTTCCGCCGCCCGGGCAAGGCTTTCTGTTTCATGCCCGGTGAACGGCGGAAAATCAAAATGACAATGAGTATCGATAAATGGCCACATAATGACAAATCCTCATTATCGCTTTTGAGTGCGGTTGACTCCCGTTGTGTGACATCAAAAGATTAATGTTCGCGCGTTTTACGGAACGTCACGTCAGGATAACGTTCCTGAGTCAAGTTGAGGTTGACCATGGTCGGGGCGATATAGGTCAGGTTATCGCCGCCATCAAGCGCCAGTTGTACCTCGTTTTTCCGCTTAAACTCATCCAGTTTCTTGATATCGCTGGCGTCCACCCAGCGGGCAGTCGCCACATTCACCGCTTCGTAAATGGCCTCAACGTTATATTCACTCTTCAGGCGCGCCACAACCACGTCAAACTGCAATATCCCCACAGCACCCACGATCAGATCATTATTCGCCAGAGGACGAAAAACCTGCACCGCCCCCTCTTCAGATAGCTGTACCAGCCCTTTGAGCAGTTGTTTCTGTTTGAGCGGATCTTTCAGGCGAATGCGGCGGAACAGTTCTGGCGCAAAGTTCGGGATCCCGGTAAATTTGATCATTTCGCCCTGGGTGAAAGTATCACCAATCTGAATAGTGCCGTGGTTGTGTAAGCCGATGATATCGCCTGGCCACGCTTCTTCAATGTGTGCCCGATCGCCAGCCATAAAGGTCAGGGCATCCGAAATGACCACATCTTTACCGGTACGTACCTGGCGCAATTTCATACCCTTTTCATATTTACCGGATACCACACGCATAAAAGCAATACGGTCACGGTGTTTCGGATCCATATTGGCCTGAATTTTAAAGACGAAACCGCTGAATTTTTCTTCTTCTGCAACCACCACGCGCGCGTCAGTTTTTCGTGGCATCGGTGCTGGTGCCCACTCGACCAGACCATCAAGCATATGGTCAACACCAAAGTTACCTAACGCAGTACCGAAAAATACCGGCGTGATTTCTCCGGCGAGAAACAGCTCTTTATCAAAGGTATTCGATGCTCCCTGCACCAGCTCCAGTTCGTCACGTAACTGTTGCGCTAACGCTTTGCCCACGGCCTCGTCCAGTTGTGGGTTATCGAGCCCCTTAATAACCCTGACTTCCTGAATCGTGTGGCCTTGTCCACTCTGATAGAGGTAAGCCTCATCTTTATACAGATGATAGACGCCCTTAAACAGTTTACCGCAGCCAATCGGCCAGGTGATCGGCGCACAGGCAATCGATAGCTCATTTTCAACTTCATCCAGTAGCGTCAGCGGATCGCGGATATCCCGGTCAAGTTTGTTCATAAAAGTGAGGATTGGGGTATCACGCAGGCGGGTTACCTCCATCAGCTTACGGGTACGATCTTCTACCCCTTTCGCGGCATCAATCACCATCAGACAACAGTCTACAGCCGTTAATGTACGGTAAGTGTCTTCAGAAAAGTCTTCATGCCCTGGGGTGTCCAGTAAGTTAATCAGGCACGCTTTATAGGGAAACTGCATCACTGAAGTGGTGATCGAGATACCACGCTGTTTTTCCATTTCCATCCAGTCTGATTTGGCATGGTGACTGGAACCACGCCCTTTTACCGTACCCGCCGTCTGGATCGCTTGTCCGAACAGTAGCACCTTCTCGGTGATCGTGGTTTTACCGGCATCCGGGTGTGAGATAATTGCAAAGGTTCTTCTTTTGCTGACCTCTGCAGGACAAGAGCTCATTGTCATGTTTTTTATTCCAGTATGTACAAGGGGGTGTACAAAGAAAAATTCATGCCAATGATTGTACATTTTGCTGCTTCCTGAGCATAGCATAACCGTACTGGCGGCGATTTTCTCTGTTAACCCCAGGCGCGGATCAGATCTGTTGACACAGTAACTGTTCCAGCTCGCTTAATGAGTTTACCGTCCAGTCCGGACGAATATCCGCAGGTAGCGCCTCATGCCGATGATTCAGCCAGCAAGTGGCGATCCCGGCATTCATTCCGCCAGCAATATCCGATTCGGCAGAATCCCCAACCATCAGCACCCGGAAACGATCAGGATGGTTTGCCTGTGCTAAGGCATAATGAAAAATACGGGCATCCGGCTTGGCGATACCCACTTCTTCAGAGATGACCAAAAAATCAAAGTGATGATCCAGCCCGGTACGGTGCAGCCGTTTCTGCTGCAATGCGGTGAATCCATTAGTGATAATGGCCAGTTTCACTTTACCCTGTAGCGCATTCAGGAGTGATAGCGCACCAGGCAGCGGCTGGCAGATTTCAGCCATGGTGTTGATGAACGCGTCATTCAGTTCAGTGGGTGGCACATGGAGGCGCTCAGCCCATGCGGAAAAACGCCGATGTTGTAGCTGTAAAGCGGTGATAACGCCGTTTTGATAATCAACCCACAGCGGTTTGTT
The sequence above is drawn from the Enterobacteriaceae bacterium ESL0689 genome and encodes:
- the ftsB gene encoding cell division protein FtsB, with the protein product MGKLTFLLLALLIWLQYSLWFGKNGLHDYRRVYDDVAAQQATNNKLKARNEQLFAEIDDLNGGQEAIEERARNELSMIRPGETFYRLIPDASKRTPPETTQNTQNNQ
- the cysC gene encoding adenylyl-sulfate kinase; this encodes MVLCDENIVWHSHPITQQQREQHHGHRGVVLWFTGLSGSGKSTVAGALEEALYQRAISTYLLDGDNLRHGLCSDLGFSDADRQQNIRRAGEVAKLMADAGLVVLTAFISPHRRERQYVRERLGEGHFIEIFVDTPLAVCEARDPKGLYKKARAGQLDHFTGIDSQYEPPEEAEIHLDGEQPVTILVRQLLDLLSERNIIRS
- the cysN gene encoding sulfate adenylyltransferase subunit CysN is translated as MNTTIVQQIAQEGGVEAYLRAQQDKSLLRFLTCGSVDDGKSTLIGRLLHDTRQIYEDQLLSLHNDSKRHGTQGEKLDLALLVDGLQAEREQGITIDVAYRYFSTGKRKFIIADTPGHEQYTRNMATGASTCELAILLIDARKGVLDQTRRHSFISTLLGIKHLVVAINKMDLVNFSEDIFNTIRQQYQTFAHQLPGDNLDIHFIPLSALEGDNVASRSAHMPWYRGQTLLELLNSIEIYRTTDNQPLRFPVQYVNRPNLDFRGFSGTVASGVVRVGQAVKVLPSGTESCVTRIVTFDGDLQQAGVDEAITLVLQDEIDISRGDLLVDAQETLAAVHGARVDVVWMASQPLTAGQSYDIKIAGKKTRASVDKVIYQVDINNLTHCAAASLPLNGIGLVDLIFDEPLVVDKYQDNPVTGGLIFIDRLSNATVGAGMIREPQEQNSPRQVSEFERELNQLIRKHFPHWHARDVSGGK
- the cysD gene encoding sulfate adenylyltransferase subunit CysD, which translates into the protein MDRKRLTHLRQLEAESIFIIREVAAGFANPTMLYSIGKDSSVMLHLARKAFYPGTLPFPLLHVDTGWKFREMYEFRDRTARDYGCELLVYKNPQGVAMGINPFVHGSAKHTDIMKTEGLKQALEKYGFDAAFGGARRDEEKSRAKERIYSFRDRFHRWDPKNQRPELWHNYNGQINKGESIRVFPLSNWTELDIWQYIYLENIAIVPLYLAAERPVIEREGMLIMVDDDRIELRPGEVISKKKVRFRTLGCWPLTGAIESDAQSLPEIIEEMLISTTSERQGRMIDRDQSGSMELKKRQGYF
- the deoD gene encoding purine-nucleoside phosphorylase — its product is MATPHINAEMGDFADVVLMPGDPLRAKYIAETFLKEAREVNHVRGMLGFTGTYKGRKISVMGHGMGIPSCSIYTKELITEFGVKKIIRVGSCGAVRPDVKVRDVVIGMGACTDSKVNRLRFKDHDFAAIADFGMVRDAVDAAKALGIETRVGNLFSADLFYTPDPSMFDVMEKYGILGIEMEAAGIYGVAAEYGAKALAICTISDHLRTHEETTAEERQTTFNDMINIALESVLLGDKA
- the deoB gene encoding phosphopentomutase, giving the protein MKRAFIMVLDSFGIGAAEDAARFGDQGSDTLGHIAEECAKGNASHGRQGPLNLPNLTRLGLAKAHEGSTGTIPPGMDGQADIVGAYGWAQEISSGKDTPSGHWEIAGVPVLFDWGYFDDTENSFPQELLDTLVKRAKLPGYLGNCHSSGTVILDKLGEEHMRTGKPIFYTSADSVFQIACHEQTYGLDKLYELCEIAREELTKGGYNIGRVIARPFIGDKAGHFQRTGNRHDLAVEPPSATILQKLVDEKGGHVVSVGKIADIYANCGITKKVKATGLDALFDATIKEIKEAGDKTIVFTNFVDFDSSWGHRRDVSGYAAGLELFDRRLPELMELVGEDDILILTADHGCDPTWSGTDHTREHIPVLVYGPKVKPGSLGHRTTFADIGQTLAKYFATSDMEYGKAMF
- the deoA gene encoding thymidine phosphorylase — encoded protein: MFLAQEIIRKKRDGHPLSDDEIRFFINGIRDNTISEGQIAALAMTIFFHDMSMPERVSLTMAMRDSGTVLNWKGLNLHGPIVDKHSTGGVGDVTSLMLGPMVAACGGYVPMISGRGLGHTGGTLDKLEAIPGFDIFPNDDRFRTIIKEVGVAIIGQTSSLAPADKRFYATRDITATVDSIPLITASILAKKLAEGLDALVMDVKTGSGAFMPTYELSTALAEAIVGVANGSGVRTTALLTDMNQVLASSAGNAVEVREAVQFLTGEYRNPRLFDVTMALCVEMLISGKLARDEAEARQKLQAVLDNGQAAERFGRMVAAQNGPNDFIDNYDKYLPAAPLHRAVYAKGEGFVSEMDTRALGMAVVSMGGGRRQASDPIDYSVGLTDVVCLGDRVDSQRPLAMIHARDEASWQEAAKAVQAAMTLANTAAEKTPTVYRRITE
- the deoC gene encoding deoxyribose-phosphate aldolase, whose translation is MTDLSASSLRALQLMDLTTLNEDDTDEKVIKLCHQAKTPVGNTAAICIYPRFIPIARKTLNQQGTPDIHIATVTNFPHGNDDIDIALAETRAAIAYGADEVDVVFPYRALIAGNEKVGFELVKACKEACAAANVLLKVIIETGELKTEALIRKASEIAIKAGADFIKTSTGKVPVNATPESARIMLEVIRDMGVAKTVGFKPAGGVRTAEDAQHYLAIADELFGAEWADSRHYRFGASSLLASLLKALGHGDGKSSSHY
- a CDS encoding TatD family hydrolase — its product is MMWPFIDTHCHFDFPPFTGHETESLARAAEKGVRQIIVPAIEADNFARVLALAERHDAIYAALGLHPIIIEHHDEQSLEQLATYVQHRHYKLVAIGEIGLDLYRQNPQFDRQQALLEAQLQLAKRYDLPVILHSRRTHDKLAMLLRKYALPRTGVVHGFAGSLQQAQRFVQLGYKIGVGGTITYQRASKTRHVMATLPLSALVLETDAPDMPLNGYQGQPNRPERIAQVFAALCQLRPEPQHVIAHTLYQNSQQLFRLQ
- the prfC gene encoding peptide chain release factor 3; the encoded protein is MTMSSCPAEVSKRRTFAIISHPDAGKTTITEKVLLFGQAIQTAGTVKGRGSSHHAKSDWMEMEKQRGISITTSVMQFPYKACLINLLDTPGHEDFSEDTYRTLTAVDCCLMVIDAAKGVEDRTRKLMEVTRLRDTPILTFMNKLDRDIRDPLTLLDEVENELSIACAPITWPIGCGKLFKGVYHLYKDEAYLYQSGQGHTIQEVRVIKGLDNPQLDEAVGKALAQQLRDELELVQGASNTFDKELFLAGEITPVFFGTALGNFGVDHMLDGLVEWAPAPMPRKTDARVVVAEEEKFSGFVFKIQANMDPKHRDRIAFMRVVSGKYEKGMKLRQVRTGKDVVISDALTFMAGDRAHIEEAWPGDIIGLHNHGTIQIGDTFTQGEMIKFTGIPNFAPELFRRIRLKDPLKQKQLLKGLVQLSEEGAVQVFRPLANNDLIVGAVGILQFDVVVARLKSEYNVEAIYEAVNVATARWVDASDIKKLDEFKRKNEVQLALDGGDNLTYIAPTMVNLNLTQERYPDVTFRKTREH
- the yjjG gene encoding pyrimidine 5'-nucleotidase; this encodes MMWDWIFFDADETLFTFDSFSGLQQMFQGYNVIFTAEDFQEYQLINKPLWVDYQNGVITALQLQHRRFSAWAERLHVPPTELNDAFINTMAEICQPLPGALSLLNALQGKVKLAIITNGFTALQQKRLHRTGLDHHFDFLVISEEVGIAKPDARIFHYALAQANHPDRFRVLMVGDSAESDIAGGMNAGIATCWLNHRHEALPADIRPDWTVNSLSELEQLLCQQI